The DNA window CGATTTATCCACACTTGACCTCTCAGACGCTATCCTCGGCGGGTTCGCAGGTCCAACGCCGAGATATGATCGTGTCCGTCTCCGGCCTGGTGTCGTACACCTCGGAGTCGGAGCCTTCGTGCGTGCTCATCAGGCGCTCTATACAGAGGATCTCCTCGAGACTGCACCGGGAGACTGGGGCATCATCGGCGTGAGCTTAGAGCCCATCCGGGAAGTTTGGACTCCGGATCAGAGGTTTGCTGAAAGGCGTCGCAGCATGAGGCGGATCATGGCCAGGCGGACGAAGGTTGCGGCTTTGCGGGCGTGGCGCTCGTAGTCTCGGGCGAGCCGGCGGCAGCGGCTGATCCAAGCGAGGGTGCGCTCGACGATCCAGCGCTTCGGGAGGACGACAAAGCGGTGCCGGTCGCAGCGGCGGACGATCTGAAGCTCCCACCGGCCAGTCCGGGCGACGGCGGCTTCCATCTTCTGCCCCTGGTAGCCGGCGTCGCCGATGATGCGCTCGACAAAGGGAAAGCTCCGCCGCGCCTCCCGGAGCAGCGCCTCCGCCCCGTCCCGGTCCTGCACGCTGGCCGGGTGGACGGTGACGGCGAGCAGCAAGCCGAGCGTGTCGGTCAGGACGTGGCGCTTGCGGCCGACCACCTTTTTGCCGGCATCGTAGCCGGACGGATCAAGCGAAGCCCCCCTTTGAGGGCGCCCTTCGCGGTCTGGCTGTCGATGATGGCCGTCGTCGGGCTCGCCTCCCGGCCCGCCTTCTCCCGGACCTCGACGTAGAGCACGTGGTGGATGCGGCCCAGCGTGCCGTCCCAGTCCCAGAGATCCAGGTACTCCCAGACCGTGCTGCGGGGCGGCAGGTCCTTCGGCAGCGCCTTCCACTGGCACCCCGTCCAGAGCACGGAGAAGATGGCGTTCAGGACCTCTCGGACGTCCACCGTCCGAGGCCGACCGCCGCGCTTCGCCGGGCGGATCAACGGCGCGACCAGCAACCACTCGGCGTCGGTCAGATCGCTGTCATATCGCAGGCCGCGCCGATCCGCTGCCGCTCGATGTTCCGGCTTCCACATGAGGCACCTTCCCCCGACTCAGGTGCCGCACAAGGAATCACAACCGATTCCAGAGACTCAACTCCTTTCCGGATGGGCTCTGAGAGCCGCGCTCCGCATGAGCCGGAGCAAGTCCTGCTGCCACTCCGACAAGAACTGCAGCGACCTGCATCGCGGAACGAAGGGGGTAGGCGGAGCGCACAGGTGCCATAGCAATCTCTCCAATTCGGGAAGTTTCGGAGACCGGATCTCCCGGCTGCTGAGGGGTGTCGAAGCACCCCTGAGCCGGTCACATCCCGAGGTGATAAGCCGCCGATGTTGCGGCCGTCGTTCTTCGAAAGCCTATCGTGTTGCGGACCGGGCGGTTTGTTTCGGCACCGAAACGGCGACGGATCGACGGGCGACATCAAACGAAGCTGCGGACCCAGTATCGGATTTCGTATGGCCCTCCGAGCAGCGGCATCGTTTGTCGAGGAGATGGCATGAACTCGGTGCTGTCGCGGCGGTGGTTGGATTTGAGTGGCGTAGTCTCCGGGGTGCTCAACCCTGCTGATTCCGGCGTTCGCGCGCCGGAGTGGAGACCACGCCATGAGGAGCGATATCACGAAGGCTCGGGCCGGTGAGGCCGAGAGCCTGCTTTTCGACACCTGGTTTGATCCCATCGAAGACGGCCTGCGCGCC is part of the Azospirillaceae bacterium genome and encodes:
- a CDS encoding IS5 family transposase (programmed frameshift) is translated as MWKPEHRAAADRRGLRYDSDLTDAEWLLVAPLIRPAKRGGRPRTVDVREVLNAIFSVLWTGCQWKALPKDLPPRSTVWEYLDLWDWDGTLGRIHHVLYVEVREKAGREASPTTAIIDSQTAKGALKGGPSLDPSGYDAGKKVVGRKRHVLTDTLGLLLAVTVHPASVQDRDGAEALLREARRSFPFVERIIGDAGYQGQKMEAAVARTGRWELQIVRRCDRHRFVVLPKRWIVERTLAWISRCRRLARDYERHARKAATFVRLAMIRLMLRRLSANL